GAAGAGAATCCCGGGGATGAGGGAGACGACCGTGGCCGCTGCCATGGGTCCCCAGTCGATGGATTGCGCGGAGATGTACTGCTGGATCCCGGTCGTGATGACCTGCGTGTTCTTCCCCGCCAGCACCAGCGGCAGCGTGTAGCTGTTCCACGCCCAGACGAAGGAGAGCATCAGACTCGCGCCGAGGCCCGGTGCGATCAGTCGCAGGAGCACGTGACGGAAAGCGGTCCAGCGCGTGCCCCCATCCATGGCCACCGCTTCTTCCAGCTCGCCGGGCAGATCTTCGATGAAGGAGCGGAGCATCCACACCAGCATGGGCAGCGTGACGAGTTGATACGCCAGGATCAACCCCAGATGAGAGTCGTACAGGCCCGCCTTCTGGAACAGCAGATACAGCGGCAGGATGATCAGCAATTCGGGGGCGAATCGCAGGGACAGGATCCCGAACGCGATGTTCTCGCGTCCCCGGAACGAGAAGCGCGCGAGTGCGTACGCGGTCGGAAGGCCGATCACGACCGTCACGAGCAGCGACCCCACCGTCACGATGAGGGAGTTCACGAACGGCGCCATGAACTTCGCACTGCTCAGCACCTCGACGTAGTTCGTCAACGTCGGCGTGAAGACGAAGGTGGGCGGGTAGGCGACGATGTCTTCGGCCTTCTTGAACGACATCATCACGATCCACACGAGGGGCGCGAGCGCGAAGACGCTCCACATGCTCAGCGACGCGATCACCGCACCATGCCGCAGGAGCTTCTTGCGACGACGGGACCGCGCGACGGAACCGCTCGGAGAGGCGTTCATGCTCCCGCCTCCGTCCGACGCGCCCGGAGCAGCACGGACGACAGCAGGTTGCACAGCACCCACAGCACCACGAGGGCCGCCATCGCCGCGCCGAAGTTCATGTTGCGGATGCCGTCCAGGTAGGCGAGCACATGGAGGTTGGTCGTCGCGTCCACGGGCCCGCCCTTGGTCGTCGTGTAGATGATGTCGAACATCTTCAAAGAGTCGATGCCGCGGAACGCGATGATCACGATGAGCACGGGCACCAGCATCGGCAGCGTGATGGAGAAGAAGTTCCGGACCGGACCCGCACCGTCGACCGCTGAGGCCTCGCGAAGCTCCTGCGGAACGCTGCGGAGGCCGGCCTGCGCGAGGAGCACGACGAACGGGGTGAAGATCCAGATGTCGATGATCATCACCGACCACAGGGCGCTGTCGAGGCCGTTGAGCCAGAGCAGCCCGGGCTGGCCGACGGCTTCGAGAAGCCAGTTCACGACACCGTTCTCGGTCAGCATCACCTTCCACATCAGCGCGGCGATCACCGGGGGCAGCAGGAGCGGCAGGACGATCAGCAGGCGGAACGTGCTGCCGTACGGACCGTAGTTCAGCAGCATCGCGAGTCCGATGCCGAGAACGCACTCCACGCTCACGACGACGACGGCGTACAGCAGCGTGATGCCGATCGCGTGCAGCCCCTCCCCGGTGACGAACAGGTTCAGGTAGTTCGCGCCACCGTTGAACGTCGGCGCACCCCGGTTCAGTCGGTAGGACGTGAACGACCACCAGACACCGGTGAGGAAGGGGTAGAGCACCGCCACGAGAACAGCGAGTGCCGGCAGGACGAGCAGGTACGGCAAATGAGGTTTGGGCTTCATGACTCTCTGTCCACTCCGATCGTCATCTCCGGTCCGCCGAGGTCACTCGATCGCCGCGTCGATCTTCGTCGCCGCGCCATCCAGAGCGTCTTTCACGGATGCCTTGTCGAGCAGCGCCGACTGGATCGCGGTCGCCCAGATGTCACCGACCGTCGTCCAGCTCGCAGACGGCGCGTACGGCCACTCCGCGTAGTCGGTCAGGGTCTTCTTCCAGACCTCGTTGTAGTCCCCCCAACCTTCGGTCGCGGCGGAGAGTTCAGGGCTCTCGGCGACGGAGACGCGCGTCGGATTGAGGTTGCCGTTCGCGATGGAATCCGTCAGCAGCTCCTTCGACGTCGCCCACTGGATGAACTGCCAGGCAGCGCCCTTGTGCGTGGACGCCGCGTTCATGCCGAGCGACCAGACCCACATGCTCGACGCGCGCCCCTTCGGCCCCTCGGGCGGCAGCGCGTAGCCGACCTTGCCCGCGATCCCACTGCCCTCCTTCTCGAAGTCGGGGGCCATGTGGTCGGCGTCGATGTAGAACGCGGAGTTCCCGGCGAGGAAGTCCTGCTGCGCCTCGTACCACGTGTAGGTGCTCGCCGCTTCCGGCGCGGTGCGCATGAGTTCGATCCACTTGGTGACGGCCTCGTTGCCCGCCTTCGAGTTCAGGGTGGCTTTGCCGTCGGTGATGTCCTGGACGCCGTAGGCCCCGGCGAACGTGGAGAAGGGGTTCAGGGTGGGGTAGGTCTTGTCGCCGCGACTGACGAACCCGGAGATGGTCTTGCCGTCGAACTCGGTGCCGTCGAGCTTCTGCGCGGCGGCGATGAGCTCGTCGATCGTCTGTGGCACCGCGACGCCGTTGGCCTCGAGGATGTCCTTTCGATAGAAGAGGGCGTAGCCTTCCTCGTTCGCGGGAATCGCCCAGAGACCTCCTTCGCCCGCACCGTCGAACTCCGTGGTGTCCCACCGCTCCGCTTCGATGAGCGAGGGGAAGAAGTCGTCGAAGTCGTAGTCCGGAGCTGTCTGCGTGTCGTCGTCGACCCACGGCTGCAGGTCTTCCATCCAGCCGGCCGCGGCGTACTGGTAGTTCATCGGCTGGGAGGTCATGAAGACGTCGTAGCCGGCCGCGCCGGACTGGAGCTCGGTGAGGATCTTCACCATGTAGTCGGACTCGGTCAGCGTCTCGATGTCGACGTCGATGCCGGTCTTCTCCTCGAAGTCGGACACGTGGTCGAGGACGGCGTCGGAGAGGGGATGCTCGCTCATGAGGATGCTCAGCTTCTCGCCGCTGTAGTTCTTCCAGTCGAACGACGAGACGTCGGTCGAGGACGTCGTGCTGTCGCTCGGCGCGCAGCCGGCCAGGAGGCCGGCGGTGGTGAGGACGACGACGGCGGCTGTGATGCTGTGGGCGCGCGCACGCTTTCGGCTGTTGTTCATCGATACTCCTTCGAACTGCGACGGGTTCCGTGTGACTTGCGTTCGAGAGTACAGGGAATGTCCTCATGTGAGTCACTAGAGTGCTCATATGTGCACAACTCTTTCAACAACCGAATCTGTGCAGTATGCGTACGCTGCCGTCCAGAATCTCCAGCACGGACGATCGACCATCGAGATCGCCGAAGAACTCGGCATCTCGCGATTCCTCGTGGGGCGGATGATCCGGCGAGCGCGCGAGGACGGTCTCGTCGAAGTCCGCACCCGCCTGCCGGAGCCCATCGCCCCCGAGCTCTCGAAAGCACTCAGCCGCGCCTACGGTCTCGAATCGGCGTTCGTGGCCCTCACCCCCTCGAACGACGAGACACGCACCCGCACGACGATCGCGAGCATCTGTGCACGCTTCCTGAGCGAGACCATCGGCGAAGACGCCATCGTGGGTCTCGGCCCCGGGCGGACGATCCTCGACACGTGCGGCCGCATCCGGGAGGTGGCCACCTGCGACGTGGTCCAGCTCACCGGCTTCGCCTCGGTCGACGCGGGGACGCACCTCGAAGCGATCAGTCAGCTCAGCGGCGTCGCCAAGGGGAGGATGTTCGCCCTCCCCGCCTCGTTCGTCACCCGGAGTGCCCGCTCGTGGGAGGCGGTGACCCGGGAGCCCGCCGTGCAACAGGCCCTGGCGCGCATCGACCACATCGACATGGCAGCGCTCACGGTCGGTGGTTGGCCGGGCAGCTCACTGCTGGCTTCCCAGCTCGACGAACTCGACGAACTCGTTCCCCTCCTGCGCCGAGGGGTGGTCGCCGAGCTGGGCACGACCCTGCTCGACATCGACGGCAACGAGGTCGACGGCCTCCACCGACGCCTGATCGGGATCACCACCGCGCAGCTGAAGCGCACCCCGACGCGCATCGCCCTCGGCGGGGGTGCGGGCAAGCAGCGCGCCGTGGTCGCCGCCCTGCGATCCGGGCTCGTCACCACCCTGATCACCGATGAAGGGACGGCGCGTGCTGCTCTCGACGCGCTCTGACCCGCGGCTTCACCAGGGGCTGGGCTCGTAGTCCTTCAGGAACACGCCGTGGATGTCCTCCCCGGCCTCGCCGCGCACGATCGGGTCGTAGACGCGTGCGGCACCGTCGACCAGATCGAGCGGCGCGTGGAAACCCTCTTCCGCCAGCCGGACCTTCGTGTAGTGCGGGCGCTCGTCGGTGATCCAGCCCGTGTCGACCGCGGTCATCAGGATGCCGTCCTTCTCGAGCATCTCGCCGGCGCTGGTGCGGGTGAGCATGTTGAGCGCGGCCTTGGCCATGTTCGTGTGCGGGTGACCGGGACCCTTGTAGCGACGGGAGAACTGCCCCTCCATCGCCGAGACGTTCACGACGTAGGTGCGGCGCGCCTCGGAAGCGGCCATGGAGGCCCGCAGCCGGCTGATCAGCAGGAACGGGGCGGTTGTGTTCGCGAGCTGCACCTCGAGCATCTCGAGCGGGTCGACCTGCTCGATCGACTGCACCCAGCTGTTGACGCGGTTCACATCGGGCACGAGCCCGCCGGCGTCGATCGCGGTGCCGTCCGCGTGCTTCTCGAGGGAGGAGGACCCGGGGGCCATCGCGAGGCGCGCGAGATCTTCGGCCGTGAGCGCCTGCCCGCCCTGCTCCGCGACGGTGCCGCCGAGCGCCGCCACCGACAACAGTGGATGCGAGTCGACCGAGGCCTGCAGCGCCTGCGGGTGCGGATCGACCGTGTGCCCGAACGTCTCCATCTCGGGCAGCGGTCCGTCGGGGAGCGGCTGCAGCTCGGCATCCGCGAGCAGCGAGTACGCCCCCGGCGAGCGCCGTACGGTCTGGGCGGCGTTGTTGATCAGGATGTCGAGCGGCCCCTGAGCGGCGACCGAGTCCGCGAGCCCGATGACCTGTGCCGGGTCACGCAGGTCGATGCCCACCACCCTCAGACGGTGCAGCCAGTCGGCGGAATCGGGCAGCGCGGAGAACCGGCGCACGGCGTCGCGCGGGAAACGCGTCGTGATCGTGGTGTGCGCCCCGTCTCGGAGCAGACGAAGCGCGATGTGCATGCCGATCTTGGCGCGGCCGCCCGTGAGCAGGGCGCGCTTGCCGGTGAGGTCGGTGCGGGCGTTGCGCTTTCCGTGGCTGAAGCGGGCGCAGTCGGGGCACAGCTGGTGATAGAACGCGTCGACCTGCGTGTACGGCTGCTTGCAGATGTAGCAGTTGCGCGGCTTGAGGAGCTCGCCCGCGATCGGGGCGTCCACGACGCTGGTGGCGAGGTCGTGACCCCGGGTCTCGTCGTCGATGCGGTCGGGGGCACCGGTGGCGGTGCGGGCGACCACGGCCTTGTCGGCCTCGGCGATCGCGTCGCGGATCTCCTTGCGACGCACGCGCTTGACGGCCTTGAACATGGCCGCGGTCGCGTGGCGCACCGCGACGAAGTCCGGGTGCTCGTTGTCGATCGTGTGCAGTTCGGCGAGCACGCGCAGCGTCGTGGCGAGGTCGTCCGGGTCGATGCCGGCGCCGAGTTCAGGGTTCGCGTCGGTCACCATCCCGATTTTACGCGAGTTTCCCCGCCCCACCCCTCGCTCAGGCGATGCCGCCGCCGTCCACCACCAGGGCCGAGCCGGTGACGTACGAGGAGTCGTCGCTCGCGAGCCACACCACGGCCTGTGCGACCTCGCTCGGCTCTCCCATCCGGCGCAGCGGGCGGTCGGCGGCCTCGGCGAGGAAGGCGTTCGTGTCCTGCGCGAGCTGACGCGCCTCGTCGCGCAGCATCCCGGTGTTCACGTCCCCGGGGTTGACGGAGTTCACGCGGATGCCGGCGGGCCCGTGATCGATCGCGAGCGCGCGGGTCATGTTCACCACGGCGCCCTTCGACGCGCAGTACGAGATCGCCTGGCCTCCGCCCTTGAGGCCCCACCCCGACCCGGTGTTGATGATCGAGCCGCCTCCGGCCGCTTCCATGATCGGCACGATGTGCTTGCACATCAGGAAGATCGACCGCACGTTCACGCCGAACACCCGGTCCCACTCCTCGACGGTCGTCTCCACGGCCGTGGTGCGGCGGATGATGCCCGCATTGTTGAAGACGACGTTCACGCCGCCCAGCTCGGCCACCGCGGTGGCGATGACCCGCTCGATGTCGGCCTCGCTCGCGACGTCGGCGGCGATCGCGATGGCCGAGCCACCCGCCGCACGGATCTCCGCGGCGACGCCTTCGGCCGCATCCGCGTTCAGGTCGACGACGGCGACGGCAGCGCCCTCCGCGGCGAGCGCGAGCGACGTGGCACGACCGATGCCTCCGGCGCCGCCGGTGACGATGGCCTTCTTGTTCTCGAGACGCATGGGGTGTCCTTTCGGGTTGGTTCCGCCGGATCGGTCAGGCGGGGGTCAGTTCGGGGGCGCTCACGGCGTAGAGGCTGCGGGTGCCGACGCCGGTGATGATGCGGACGTGTCCGGCGAGTCTCGCATCCAGATCAGGGTCGCCGGTGTCGACGAGAAGGGGCCGGCCCTGCAGGTCGAGGAGCTTCTGCTCCGGTGCGACGACCAGGAGCGGATCGGGGCCGATGGCGCGCAGGACCGCGGCCGAGAGCTGCTGGTTGCCCCGCCCGAGCAGGAATCCTTGGCCGCCGATCACGGTGATCACGGCCTGGGCCGGGCCCTGCGCGATCTGGGCGAGGAGCTCCTGTTCGCTGGCTCCCCGCACGCGCACGGCACCGTCGAGGACGACGTCGACACCGAGGGGGGATCCTTCGACGCCGAGCTGCCTCGCGATCTCGGCCGTCGTGCCGCCGGGTCCGAGCAGATAGCGGACGCCCGGGAGCATGCGCGCGACGGCTCCCCGCGCGGCGGCTTCGACGGCGGCGGCCTCGGTGACCGGCGTCGCGGCCTTCCGTGCTTGCGTCCGTCCGGCGCGGTACGGCACCCGGAGCATCCCGTACAGCGTCGGGTCGACACGAGCCTGCCGCATTGCTGCCTCGTCGATGTCGAGCACTTCGCGGTCGTCGGTGGGGAGTCCGCCCCGGTCGATCCAGTCGGCCGCGATCGCCCCGGCCGCCCGTGGACTGACCGCGAACACGGGCGAGTACATCTTCACGCCCGCCGGAACCCCGAGCACGGCGGGCACCACCGCACCCACCGCCGCCCCCGCACCCGCAGCCGCCGCCGCAGCCGCAGCCGCAGCCGACTCCACTTGCAGGACGACACGCCAGATGTCGGAGCCTTCACCGGCGGATCGTCCTGCATCTGGCGTGTCGTCATGCATCGGGTCGAAGGAGGCGGCCGCATCGAGCCCGGCGCACGCATCCCGCAGGGTCCCGTCCCCACCGACCACGAGGATCAGGTCGGCTCCGGCGGCGGCGAGCGCACCCACCGCGGCTGTCGTGTCGGCACCGGCTGTCGTGTCGGCACCGGCGGTCGCGCGACCGGGAGCCCACACCACCCGGGGCACGAGCCCCGCCGCACGGACGGCATCGGCTCCCATCGCTCCGTCTGCGGTCGCGACCACGAGTCCCGGATGCCGTGCGGCGAGTTCCGTCAGAGCCAAGACCGCCCGCTCCTGCACGCGGGAGCGGGCACCGCGCGCGAGGGCGAGGTGCTGCACGTCCGCACCGTCGGAGCCGGCGAGGCCCGCGGGCCCGCCGACTCCGGCGACAGGATTGACGACGAGTCCGATCACGACGCGTCGGACTCCGCGGGGAAGTACTTCCGCTGATACGCGCGCCACGTGATCGCCCAGCGCTCGGGGTCGTCCAGATCGTCGTGGTGCGTGTGGTGCACGGTCTGGTTGTGCGGGGCGGTGCGCACCACCTCGGGGGTCTCCCGTGCTTCGCGTGCGACCTCGGCGAGGGTCGCCGCATACTCGTCGAGCTCGGCGAGGGAGTACGACTCGGTGGGTTCGAGCGTGAACGGCTGGGGCACCACGTAGGGGTGGTGGCTGGTCCAGTAGTGCATGCCGAAGTCGGTCATGCGCACACCGATCTCCTCGGATGAGATCCCGGTCTCCCGGGAGAGCTCCTCCCACGAGTAGCGCACCTGCTCGATCCGCCGACGCCCGGTCGCGTAGGGCGCGGAGGCTCCGGGAATCGCGAGCACCTTCGCCATCAGGTAGTTGTTGTTCAGCACGGCGGTCTCGGCGGCGGCCAGCAGGCCCTCGGCCCCGAGCGCCATGATCCACGAGTAGGCCTTCACGAGCGCGGGGATCACCCCGAAGAAGGGCCCGACCGCGCCGATCGACAGCTCGCCCGCCTCGGCCACCGCGAACGTCCCGTCATCCGCGCGCACCACTCGCGGTCCCGGCAGGAACGGGGCGAGCGCCGCGCTCACGGCGTTCGCGCCCGAGCCGGGGCCCCCGCTGCCG
Above is a window of Microbacterium aurugineum DNA encoding:
- a CDS encoding carbohydrate ABC transporter permease; this translates as MNASPSGSVARSRRRKKLLRHGAVIASLSMWSVFALAPLVWIVMMSFKKAEDIVAYPPTFVFTPTLTNYVEVLSSAKFMAPFVNSLIVTVGSLLVTVVIGLPTAYALARFSFRGRENIAFGILSLRFAPELLIILPLYLLFQKAGLYDSHLGLILAYQLVTLPMLVWMLRSFIEDLPGELEEAVAMDGGTRWTAFRHVLLRLIAPGLGASLMLSFVWAWNSYTLPLVLAGKNTQVITTGIQQYISAQSIDWGPMAAATVVSLIPGILFAVFSLRWIVGGLTAGTVKG
- a CDS encoding carbohydrate ABC transporter permease yields the protein MKPKPHLPYLLVLPALAVLVAVLYPFLTGVWWSFTSYRLNRGAPTFNGGANYLNLFVTGEGLHAIGITLLYAVVVVSVECVLGIGLAMLLNYGPYGSTFRLLIVLPLLLPPVIAALMWKVMLTENGVVNWLLEAVGQPGLLWLNGLDSALWSVMIIDIWIFTPFVVLLAQAGLRSVPQELREASAVDGAGPVRNFFSITLPMLVPVLIVIIAFRGIDSLKMFDIIYTTTKGGPVDATTNLHVLAYLDGIRNMNFGAAMAALVVLWVLCNLLSSVLLRARRTEAGA
- a CDS encoding ABC transporter substrate-binding protein — protein: MNNSRKRARAHSITAAVVVLTTAGLLAGCAPSDSTTSSTDVSSFDWKNYSGEKLSILMSEHPLSDAVLDHVSDFEEKTGIDVDIETLTESDYMVKILTELQSGAAGYDVFMTSQPMNYQYAAAGWMEDLQPWVDDDTQTAPDYDFDDFFPSLIEAERWDTTEFDGAGEGGLWAIPANEEGYALFYRKDILEANGVAVPQTIDELIAAAQKLDGTEFDGKTISGFVSRGDKTYPTLNPFSTFAGAYGVQDITDGKATLNSKAGNEAVTKWIELMRTAPEAASTYTWYEAQQDFLAGNSAFYIDADHMAPDFEKEGSGIAGKVGYALPPEGPKGRASSMWVWSLGMNAASTHKGAAWQFIQWATSKELLTDSIANGNLNPTRVSVAESPELSAATEGWGDYNEVWKKTLTDYAEWPYAPSASWTTVGDIWATAIQSALLDKASVKDALDGAATKIDAAIE
- a CDS encoding sugar-binding transcriptional regulator → MQYAYAAVQNLQHGRSTIEIAEELGISRFLVGRMIRRAREDGLVEVRTRLPEPIAPELSKALSRAYGLESAFVALTPSNDETRTRTTIASICARFLSETIGEDAIVGLGPGRTILDTCGRIREVATCDVVQLTGFASVDAGTHLEAISQLSGVAKGRMFALPASFVTRSARSWEAVTREPAVQQALARIDHIDMAALTVGGWPGSSLLASQLDELDELVPLLRRGVVAELGTTLLDIDGNEVDGLHRRLIGITTAQLKRTPTRIALGGGAGKQRAVVAALRSGLVTTLITDEGTARAALDAL
- a CDS encoding SDR family NAD(P)-dependent oxidoreductase encodes the protein MVTDANPELGAGIDPDDLATTLRVLAELHTIDNEHPDFVAVRHATAAMFKAVKRVRRKEIRDAIAEADKAVVARTATGAPDRIDDETRGHDLATSVVDAPIAGELLKPRNCYICKQPYTQVDAFYHQLCPDCARFSHGKRNARTDLTGKRALLTGGRAKIGMHIALRLLRDGAHTTITTRFPRDAVRRFSALPDSADWLHRLRVVGIDLRDPAQVIGLADSVAAQGPLDILINNAAQTVRRSPGAYSLLADAELQPLPDGPLPEMETFGHTVDPHPQALQASVDSHPLLSVAALGGTVAEQGGQALTAEDLARLAMAPGSSSLEKHADGTAIDAGGLVPDVNRVNSWVQSIEQVDPLEMLEVQLANTTAPFLLISRLRASMAASEARRTYVVNVSAMEGQFSRRYKGPGHPHTNMAKAALNMLTRTSAGEMLEKDGILMTAVDTGWITDERPHYTKVRLAEEGFHAPLDLVDGAARVYDPIVRGEAGEDIHGVFLKDYEPSPW
- a CDS encoding SDR family NAD(P)-dependent oxidoreductase; translation: MRLENKKAIVTGGAGGIGRATSLALAAEGAAVAVVDLNADAAEGVAAEIRAAGGSAIAIAADVASEADIERVIATAVAELGGVNVVFNNAGIIRRTTAVETTVEEWDRVFGVNVRSIFLMCKHIVPIMEAAGGGSIINTGSGWGLKGGGQAISYCASKGAVVNMTRALAIDHGPAGIRVNSVNPGDVNTGMLRDEARQLAQDTNAFLAEAADRPLRRMGEPSEVAQAVVWLASDDSSYVTGSALVVDGGGIA
- a CDS encoding ATP-NAD kinase family protein, which codes for MIGLVVNPVAGVGGPAGLAGSDGADVQHLALARGARSRVQERAVLALTELAARHPGLVVATADGAMGADAVRAAGLVPRVVWAPGRATAGADTTAGADTTAAVGALAAAGADLILVVGGDGTLRDACAGLDAAASFDPMHDDTPDAGRSAGEGSDIWRVVLQVESAAAAAAAAAAGAGAAVGAVVPAVLGVPAGVKMYSPVFAVSPRAAGAIAADWIDRGGLPTDDREVLDIDEAAMRQARVDPTLYGMLRVPYRAGRTQARKAATPVTEAAAVEAAARGAVARMLPGVRYLLGPGGTTAEIARQLGVEGSPLGVDVVLDGAVRVRGASEQELLAQIAQGPAQAVITVIGGQGFLLGRGNQQLSAAVLRAIGPDPLLVVAPEQKLLDLQGRPLLVDTGDPDLDARLAGHVRIITGVGTRSLYAVSAPELTPA